The DNA sequence TGACTTTTAGCCGCCTCACACCTCCCAAGGCAGAAAGAATATGGCACTTGGTGTCAAATCCCCCCTACCTCCCTTCTTATCTGTCCATTGGGGCCAGTCCTTACCCTGGGCTGCTGACAGCTGTTGCAGGCTGTTGTTCTGAGATGAAGGACAACCACAATGATGACGATGGTGACTACTTCACAGCTCTTACCATGTGTTGACACTGTTCCAAGCCTGTTGCATGTATTAAGTTATTTCGCTTCTACAATAGGTCCAGTGCTGTTCGTATTATTCTCATCCTCACTTTACAGGGTGGAAACTAGGATGCCGACagatgaaataacttgcccaggaCCACATGACAAGCAGGTCGCAGAGCTGCGAGTCAAATCCATGCAGTCTGGCTCTGGAGCCGGGCTGGTACACAGGCTGTCTCCAGACTTGCCCACCACATGATCTTGGGCAAACCTCTTCACcgctctgaacctcagtttcccatttATTGAGACAGGGACAATAACTGCCCGTTGGAGTTGTTCTCAGCAGTAAATGACATCATGTGCTGGCTTGCTGGGCAACCATGTGGCAGCAATGATGAGGTACGTGGGAAGCTCCAGGAACAGCGGGGGAGTGACAGGTGCTTCTCTTGTTCCTCACAGAGTCAACAGGCTTCTTCTCGGAGATGACAGAGGATGAGCTGGTGGTGCTGCAGCAGATGTTCTTCGGTGTCATCATCTGTGCACTGGCCACACTAGCTGCCAAGGGTGACTTGGTGTTTACCGCCATCTTCATTGGGGCTGTGGCAGCCATGACTGGCTACTGGTTGTCAGAGCGCAGCGACCGTGTGCTGGAGGGCTTCATCAAGGGCAGATAATCCTTGCCACATTTGCAGGATCTCCTCCTATCCAGGCTGCCCCCAGAAGTCAGGCCTCTTTCCTGCCTGGACACTTGAGGCagcttgctttatttttgagcGGGGTAAATACCACACCTCACACCTAGGCAGGTGAGACCCTTGGGGTGAAAAAAGTAGCCCTAAATATGGATGCCATGAGATCTTGGCCTGGGGGAACTGGGTAGGCTTCACAatgtgtgtgaatttttaaaaaagtatctccTTGTGGTGGCTGCTAGTGGGCTTTGGCCCCTGTCCAGGATGAGGGGGGATTCCCTCCAGGGGTGGGCCCATCATAGCCTCCTCCTGCCAGCTGCATGCTGCCAGCTCCTGTTCTGTACCCCTGCCCCTCAGCCGCTGATTATTTATTCATCTCAGGAAATAAAGGTCTTGGAAAATGGAGAAACTTCAGTCTCACTACCTGCCTCCTACTCCCTATGGGTTGGCCTGAGCTACtgcgagccccccccccccacccttgggGAAATTTTCTAAAACCCTGGGAAATTGAGGGCTACCATGATGGAGGAGCAGTATAAGGAGGACAGAGGGGCTTGGCCCTGAAGTAGTGTTAGGAGAAGGGGATGGAGGAACCAGGCTTTGGAGTGGAGGTTCCTGGGTTCATTGCCAGCTATCATTTGCCAAAGGACCCTGGACAAATTGCTTTTGTCTCTGATCTTCACtcttcccatctataaaatgggcatgataatGCTTTCCACTCAGGCTTAATAGAATTAAGGAAGATGATAAATACAAAGAGCTGAAAACCGTGTACAACAGATAGATGTTCTGTAGCCGTCATTCTTAAGGCTTCCCACAGTGGGGTACCTTTCCTTTCTgggtcctcccctccccaacataTAGGGGACTTGGGATTgctgggggtcgggggtggggacTGCTACCTCTTCCCTGAACGGGATCCTGGCATGGCCAGAGGGAGGCATGAGCCAAGTCCTAAGGGTTTATTTCTTTGGCACAAAGAGGACAGTCAGTCTGGGCAAGCAAACCTCATCTCCACACTACGGAGTCTGGAGGGGTGTTTGAGGGTACCTGGACCCCATATCCCATACCCAAACCCATGCATGTCCACCCTGTATTCCGCATAAGTCACAGCCTCTGTGCAAAATACCCactgaaaaaaatagatatttaaaaaacaaaaaatgggggCAGTTAGGTTCATGCCCCAATGTTGCCAGGGGCTGTAGTTAGATGGAAACCCGGGAATGCCAGTTTTTCAAATGTTCAGTTGTCCCAGTCGGCCAAGCCATATGGCCATCGAGGGTAGGGCCCCGGTCCTGCATCCCTGGACCCCTCAGAGCTCGATGGTGTCACTGGAGGCGCTGCGGGAGTCCCCGGGCTTGCAGCGAGGCTGGACCTCACTCTGAGCTTCCCCGGaccgggagggggtgggggcaggagcaggggctggggcaggcagtAGCTGCACCGTGCTGGGCAGCTCATCCAGGGGCAGACTGTCCACCGACGACAGCCCGTGACGCCACGGGTTCCAGCTGATCTTGAGCGAGCCCCGGGAGAAGCTGTCCATGGAGCTGCCAGAAACCGCCCCGTCAGGTTCATCCGCGACATGTGGTGGGACCGGGCCGCGCACGCGCACGTCGCTGAGAGACCGGCAGCGGCCCCTCAGGAGCGAAGAGACTGCGCCCTCGAGCTCGGCGTCGGGGTGGCTGCCCCGGCGCGGCCGCAGCGCGCCCCCGGGCGGCGGGGAGGACAGACCGCGCAGGCCACAGCGCCGGAAAACGCTGTCTCGCACCAAGTGCTCTCGGAACAGCGCGGCGTCGATGCTGCGGCTCAAGTTGATGGGTGATGGCGGCCGCAGGTCCAGCTCGCTCATCGACGGCGCCGGCCCCACGCTGCTGCGGGACAGTCCAGGGCCACCCTGGGGACCGCGGCCCAACGACGCAGCCGATCCCCAGGCGCCTGAACTGGGCGTGGCAGGCGGCCCACCCTCTGCTGGGTTGCGGATGAGGCTCTTGCTTATGTCCAAGCTGCCTGCACCCACGCCACTAGGCCCCGCATAGCAGTTGTTTGGTCGCTCAGGCACCTCGCTCTTGCCCGAGGGCGTGGGGCACGCCAGGCGCAGCAACTTAGCCCAGCAAGCGTGCTCTGTGGGCGGCCTGGGCCGCGCGGCGGCTACAGCGGCTAGCGCAAGGGTGAGGGCCCATGTCAGCTCCAGCAGGCGCAGCCAGAAGTGGACGCCCCACCAGGCCCACGAAAAGCGACCCACCCGACCTGGGCCCGGGTATAGCCAGAGCGCCGCTGCCAGTTGCAAGCCACTGGCCAGCAGCCCCAGCGCGCCGGCCACGGCCAGCAGCCGCGGGCCCGGGCTGGCATCCCAGCCCCGCGGCCCGTCCAGCAGGCGGCGACGGCACAGACAGAGTGTGCCCAGAGCCACGGCCGCGCCCCAGGCACAAGACAAGCCCTGAGCCAGGAGGTTGAACGCAGGCCTCACTGACAACAGGTCAGTAGTCAGCAACCCCACGCCGTGCGCCAACGCCAACGCTCCCAGCAGGAGCGGGTTTTGCAGCTGCTGTGGCAGCCCCGCGCCCAGCCCGAGTAGGGTCAGGGCCGCCAGCGCAGTGAGCAGCAAGGGGAAGGGCAGGTTGTAGAGCACCAGGCCGGTGCGTAAGCCCAGCCGTGCCTGAGAGCCGTATGGGTCCGCGAGCATGTAGGCAGATCGAAGCCCCGACGCTATGAGCACCAGCACCGCTGCCACCAGAGCCAGCCGGGGCCCCGCAGGGGCAGCTGCCAGTGAGGCCAGTGCCAACAACGCGGGCAACAGGaagagcacccccaccccatagACGTGCAGCTCCCAGGAAAAGCTCAGCACCCGCCGCAGGGGACCCCAGCGTAGGGGAGGGGCGGTGGCATTGGCCGGGGGGCTGGTGGCTGGGGCTGATGCCATGGAGCTGGCTGAGGGCTCCGGAGGGGGTGGCTGGCCCAGGGCGCGCTGCGTAGTGACCCGAATGAGGCCCCGGCGTGACGTCGAGGGGGCCTGGACTGGGGGTGCTGGGGGATGGCTTTGGGGGCGCCCCGGCCACTCCTCGGCTTCATCTGCAATAATAACAATATCAGAATAACCCTTTGAAAAGTGCTTTTGATTTCCCACATTCTCTAGTGTGgtgggcaagttatttcacttttctaagcacatctgtgaaatggggatggtaatagcacctacctcattgGATTGTGGGGAAGATTAAATGTTTAGCATAGTGCCCAACACCCAGTAATGTTAAACGACATGACCTATcacttttattaataatataccaGCAGTTCTCAACattggctgcatattagaatcacctggagacgAACTGAATCAGAATTCCTTGGGATGGGGCCTGGgtattggaattttttaaaagctcctccaGTGATTTGTGGGAGTTGGAGACACTGCACTAAATATATCCAAGTTACATTTACGAATATTCTATCCCCAAAGGGCAAATGACTTGTCCCAGAGTACCCAGCATTAGTTTATTATCCTTAAGTTTTTGAAGGAAGTCCTGGCCAGTTCCTTTAAGGAAGTATTTGTTCCCATTCACTCCCCCCATGTACCTCggtttttaattattaaacagAGTACCCACTCTCCCCCAAACCCCTAGTCATCCCCTCACCTGGCTGCAGGGCTCCCACAGGGCTCTCTGTTCGATTTGTAGTTGGGCCAGGGTCCAAGGGGCCAGGGATGAGGGACTTGGGGGTACCTGGGGTCTCCAGTGCTCCTCTCACCCGCTGGGGGGAGATGGGGTCTGCTCCATTCATTGCTGCTATCTCTGAAATAACAAAAGCAGTTATCACTGCCTGACCATGCAGTGGTCCCCAAAGTCTAGTCCCCCCAAAGGGAGGCACAATCACGCTCATTTGCCAGAATGAGGAAAATGGGACCCAGAGAGACCAGAGGTCACATAGAAACTGGGGCATCCAGCTATGCTGGAACACCGTCCCCTCCCAGCCCTACTGGGAAACCTCCACTTTGATACCCACCTGGCTTAGGTTGCACGTCAGGAGTCTCTGTGGCTGGGGGACCTGAGGGCTGGGGTCTTGGTGAGCTCCTCACATCAGAAAGATCAGCCTCTTTGGGTGAGGGACTTGGAAGACTGACTTCCCAggtctccccacctccagccttcTTGGGGAGCTCAAGTGGTAGCTCCTCAGTAGGAGGAAGGCTTTTGGCCAATGCCAGGTCTGGCTGCGGCCCAGGCTCCTGAGAGGATGCCACCTCAGCTGGAGATACCAAACCAACATGAGGGGCTGCTGGATCTTGTTGGGTGAAGAGGGGGCTTTGAGCTGCCTCCTGGAAGTCCTCCTCGCCCCCACCCTGTTCTTCCAGCACTGGCGTCTTGGTAGTGCCCAAGTTGGGGGCAAGAGTCTGGGAAGGGCCCTGGTGGTCTAAGGGGGATATCTCTGAGACTCTGATCTTGGCTTCGGCCACCAGACCCTCATCTTTAGGTGGTTGTTGTCCCATTTGGCCTCCAGATTCCTctggccctggggagggagaaACTGTAGCTATCCTGAGTTGGAGTCTGGGAGTTATGGGGATGAAAGTGAGATGGGGGAGACCCACTGGATGGGGGGCTGGTGCTTCTTGCTCCATAGGCTCCTGTGAGTCAGGAGGTCCTGTCCAGCCATGAGAACTTGGCCCTCGAGCCATCTGGAGATCATCAGTTACTGGGAGTCCTTCTCTCTGAGCCCTATGGGCTGCTTTAGGTCCGTGCAGGGCTGGGCCAAGGGGAGAATCTGCGGGCGCCTCAGGTGCTTCCTCGGCAGGGACCTGGGGGACATTGGAGTTCCAGGGGCTCTCATCTCTGGACTTCTGCCAGAGGAAGTCGAgggcatggggctctgtgcccatAGGGCCCTGGGGGTCATCTCCTAGGATCAGGTGTGGTTCCGAGTCCTCAAGTGGCTTGGGAAGGCGCCggcccagagcagggccaggCTCCAGGGAGAGCAGCAGCATCAGCAGTAGGGGGCCACATACACGGCCCCATGGGCTGGGGGCCATGGTCCACTCTGATGTGTGGGCCTAGAACACTCAACTTCCAGTCCTCACTGGATGAGcctaaaaaaaggagaagggggatGACATGTGAGCATTGGGAGCATCCATAGCTGTCCCAAGGCAGGTGgtggcaagaaagaaagaaagaaagagagctccCCTTTCCCCAACCCCTTCCTGTTCAACCCCTTCATGCTGCCCagagtgaccttttaaaaatgtatctctgGTCATGCCACTTGCCCTACTTCAAAACCTTTGGTGGCTCCCCATCACCCTCAGGAAATAATATAAGCTTCTCTCTTAGCCTTCCAAGGCTACACCAGGCTGCTCATCCCCTTCAACAACCACTGGGCTGTCCAATGCCCCAATCCTTTGCTCCtgctgttccctcagcctggactgccctctcccttcttcttcacTAGCtgaaatcctcttttttttttttttaatgtttacttatttatgagagagagggagacagagcatgagtgggggaggggcagagagagacagagagagagagagagagagagggagacacagaatctgaagactcACAGagctgagctgtcatcacagagcctgatgtggggcttgaactcatgaaccatgagatcatgacctgaaccaaagttggatgctcaactgactgagccacccaggtgcccctgaaacccTATTCTTGAAGGCCTGGCTCAAATATCAGAGcagtgaagagggagaggaacatGTCCCTGCCTTTGAGgagagatctgggtttgaatcccaccttTGCTATTTCCTGGGTGAGTCACTTCACCTCTGCAAATCATGGTTttcccatcagtaaaatgggtaTAAGAAAAGTACCTAATTCAAAGGAGCTCTTCCAAGACTTACCTAACAAAACACATTATATAGGCCAGGCCCATAATAGGAGTTTAATAAGCATTAGAGACCTTTTACTTTTCCCTTTGTCCAGAAAGCTTTCTTTCCACCAGCCCCCTGACCTATTTCAACAAAATATGTGAGCACATACTATCTGCGAGGCCCTGGGGATAAAGCAGTGAAAAGACTGACAAGATGCCTGCCCTCACTGAGCTGGCATTCTAGAGTAAGAGGCAgacaatgaataattttaaataagatgagcgctgaagaaaataaaacaggttaaGAGATTGATGGGGGCTACTTTACACGGGGTACAGCAGGAAGACCTCTGAGAGGTGACATCTAAGCTAGATGCTGACGAGAAGGAGCCAGCCATTTGAAGATAATGAGGGAAAAGTATTTGGCAAAGGGAACAGAAAGTGCAAAAGGCCTTGAAGCAGAATGAATGAGGTGAATTCAGGAAATGAAAAGgctagtgtggctggagcagagcaaaggaaggagaaaggagcgAAGGGAGATAAGATCAAGAAGGTGGGGCTAGATCACAAGGGCCCTTGTAAGCCACAATAAGGCacctggattttattctaagtatcaCAGGAAGCCAATGCAGATGTTAAGCATGGAAGAAAAAGGTCCAATTAAGTGTActgaaaagggggagagaggccAGTGCAGAAATCCAGGTAAGATGATAATAGTGGCTTGTTTCAGCTTAGACATTTCTTTCCCTGACACCACCTTCACCCCTTCCTATCATTCAGGTCACATAATGCAATCTCAGGTCTCCTCCACTGGCCTGGGGCTTTTCAAGGGCTGTTTTTGCATCTTTATTTCTTGCCTCAGGCCCCCTATATATGCCTGGCCCTGGGTAGATACACCCTCAAGTTTCCTCTTCTTGAGTCCCTAGTTAagccagggaggcaggaaggtggcCAGGAGACTACAGGGCCAGGGCACAGCAACTGTGAGAGAGGAGAGGCTTGGGTGTGTTTAGGGGCAGAAGCCCTGctcctttcttctctgggaaGACTCCCTGGCTCCTCATCTTTGGTGGCTCACAGACCCCTTGAGAAACCAATGAAAGTTCCAGGTGCTCTCTCCAGAAAAATGCCAAGGTTCATCCAAAGTTGTGGACAATTTCAGGGGGTTCAAAGATCCCCCAAACTAGACTCTGCCTTAAAGTCTTGTTAATTTCTCAAGCATTCACTCTGCTCTGCTCCTAGCTGGGTGCTGGGGACCCAAAGAGAAGCCTCAGTTGCAGTGtcaggattgggggggggggtagctgaGGAGGAAGGACTGAACAGCCACTGACACATGTCCTGGTTAATAATAGTGCTCCTGTGTTGAGCACTTACCAGTAAGGCTCCTGCGCTAAGATTAGCTGCCTGTCCTCCATCTCACCCAACCCTCTCAACACAAGCAGGTGTAGGTATAACCATTTCATAGAGGAtgaaaccaaggttcagagaggtttcGCAaatcacccaaggtcacacagccagcgaATGGCCACACTAGGTGTTGTGAGACCTGCAATGGCTCATTTTGCACAGGGCGTCCAAAAGCTTTTCAGAGAAGGTAGTTGAGTTAGGCCTTCAGTGATAAGCATATGCCATCTGCTCAACCGCCCGCAATTCAAATGAGATGTAGGCATTTATGGGCACGGAGGAGGCTGCCCAGTCCTGGGTTCCCGCTACAGGACAGATTCTTGGGGGGATGGGGTAAAGGGTAGGGGGTATCTCTCTGCCCTAGGGACTGGAGAGAGGCCCGCCTGGGGGCAGGGCGAGGGCCGCCGCAGAGCAGCCTCCAGGACCTGGTCCATCTCGGGTTACCTCTCCTCCTCCGGCTCCTCTCCTCTGGCTCCGCGCCTTCCCGCAGTGtcccgggtgggggtgggcgcTGGTGCAGGCCTTGCCTCTCGCGCCCAGAAAGGGGGCTGCAGTCCATGCTCCCTGCCTGGACCCGTCATCGCCCCCTCCCTCGGCCAGCTCCTCACCTGGGCGCCTAGCCGGCAGCCCCCGCGTTCACCTTGCGTGCGTCCCTGCAGCCGCTCCCCGCGCCGCATCCTCCGCGATGCTCAGACTTGGCTAACAGAGCCCGGCGCTGCCGATCGCCGAGCCCGCCCACAGGAAAGCCATCCCCACTTAACCCTTTCCCCTTAGGGGTGGATTCTGCTCCCCGTCCTGACCTCCCCTCTCTCGGAGATTCTCAGGGCTAAGAGGGGAACCGAGGTTCCCTTCCGCAGCATCCCTGAATAAGGGACAGCCAATCCTGGTTTGCACACCTCGTGGAGCTCACTGTCTTTATACCTGTATACCTATATCCTTAtaggggtatatatatatatatatatatatatatatatatatatatatatatataacacacacacacacatatacatatatatatatacatacatacatatatacatacatacatacctagaGGTAAATCCTACTTACAGCTTGCTGTTTATCCTTCAGATCTTTTTCAATGCACAGTCACATATACGTTTTAAATAGAAATGAGATCATACTGTACATACTGTTCTGTAACTTGCCTTTCTTCTCTTCACGGTGGAATATGTGCTGGCacattttccatgtaaatttctACAGATCCATTTCATTTCTTGTATCTGCTGTTGAGAATTGAAGCATGCACTCAGCCTATACTTTTAATTTATCCAGTCCTGAGGTTGGAGATGTAGATTGTTTCTAGCCTCTTGCTGGCAGGAATAATAAGGCAGGGGCCATTCTTGGGTAGACATCTTGGGGCACAAGCACTAGTGTGCCTGTCGGATAATCTCCTACGTG is a window from the Leopardus geoffroyi isolate Oge1 chromosome A2, O.geoffroyi_Oge1_pat1.0, whole genome shotgun sequence genome containing:
- the PRRT3 gene encoding proline-rich transmembrane protein 3 produces the protein MAPSPWGRVCGPLLLMLLLSLEPGPALGRRLPKPLEDSEPHLILGDDPQGPMGTEPHALDFLWQKSRDESPWNSNVPQVPAEEAPEAPADSPLGPALHGPKAAHRAQREGLPVTDDLQMARGPSSHGWTGPPDSQEPMEQEAPAPHPVGLPHLTFIPITPRLQLRIATVSPSPGPEESGGQMGQQPPKDEGLVAEAKIRVSEISPLDHQGPSQTLAPNLGTTKTPVLEEQGGGEEDFQEAAQSPLFTQQDPAAPHVGLVSPAEVASSQEPGPQPDLALAKSLPPTEELPLELPKKAGGGETWEVSLPSPSPKEADLSDVRSSPRPQPSGPPATETPDVQPKPEIAAMNGADPISPQRVRGALETPGTPKSLIPGPLDPGPTTNRTESPVGALQPDEAEEWPGRPQSHPPAPPVQAPSTSRRGLIRVTTQRALGQPPPPEPSASSMASAPATSPPANATAPPLRWGPLRRVLSFSWELHVYGVGVLFLLPALLALASLAAAPAGPRLALVAAVLVLIASGLRSAYMLADPYGSQARLGLRTGLVLYNLPFPLLLTALAALTLLGLGAGLPQQLQNPLLLGALALAHGVGLLTTDLLSVRPAFNLLAQGLSCAWGAAVALGTLCLCRRRLLDGPRGWDASPGPRLLAVAGALGLLASGLQLAAALWLYPGPGRVGRFSWAWWGVHFWLRLLELTWALTLALAAVAAARPRPPTEHACWAKLLRLACPTPSGKSEVPERPNNCYAGPSGVGAGSLDISKSLIRNPAEGGPPATPSSGAWGSAASLGRGPQGGPGLSRSSVGPAPSMSELDLRPPSPINLSRSIDAALFREHLVRDSVFRRCGLRGLSSPPPGGALRPRRGSHPDAELEGAVSSLLRGRCRSLSDVRVRGPVPPHVADEPDGAVSGSSMDSFSRGSLKISWNPWRHGLSSVDSLPLDELPSTVQLLPAPAPAPAPTPSRSGEAQSEVQPRCKPGDSRSASSDTIEL